In Propionimicrobium sp. PCR01-08-3, one DNA window encodes the following:
- a CDS encoding MobC family plasmid mobilization relaxosome protein yields the protein MRDTARQQAPRPLRHRIDTRFLEEEVRRIRKVAKWRGIAPSTFVRAAAMAAVHAAEGHPVEDSVTVPSAAASSSTSSAALRHEDRVALGRIGTNLNQLTRLANRGEIDLEELAPVIEELRSQLAEAVTLLGGSGSP from the coding sequence ATGCGTGATACGGCCCGGCAGCAGGCACCGCGCCCGCTTCGCCACCGGATCGACACGCGGTTCCTCGAAGAGGAAGTGCGTCGTATCCGGAAGGTGGCGAAGTGGCGCGGCATCGCGCCGTCGACATTCGTCCGCGCAGCGGCGATGGCGGCGGTTCATGCTGCGGAGGGCCACCCCGTCGAGGACTCGGTGACGGTGCCGTCTGCGGCGGCGTCGTCCTCGACGTCGAGTGCCGCGCTGCGGCACGAGGACCGCGTCGCGCTGGGTCGGATCGGCACCAACCTGAACCAGCTGACGCGGCTCGCCAACCGGGGCGAGATCGACCTGGAGGAGTTGGCCCCGGTGATCGAGGAGCTGCGCTCGCAGTTGGCTGAGGCGGTCACGCTGCTGGGTGGGTCGGGTAGCCCGTGA
- a CDS encoding phage/plasmid primase, P4 family gives MTARESRPTLVDEAASEAFGGADIKDTTGALGAEDLDAAVERLRRDEAVHRKHIRVAHAFAAGQIRKFIHVTGLGWFRWDGRRWAEDLGDKRASAAVMDVIREMWLKGGARDLSSDLGTCSTASGVKGVLALAAALPGITVAPDEMDADPYLLNVANGTLDLHTLQLRPHDPRDRISKVARASYNPGATSEVWTAFLERVLPDEEVRDYLGRFFGLGLVGKTLEHIFTIATGSGRNGKGVCYGAVMHALGDYAGVADPALMEVVKSNPNSPSPAFFDLRGRRLVVLSETDTKIRLSASVLKRLTGGDAIKARALHKDPIQFNPSHQFLMVTNHLPELPSKEADPAVWARIRVVPFDEVIPKHEQDPRLPEKLELAADAILTWMVAGLGDYWEQGLNEPDAVSSRTDEYAQAQDDVRRWVEEECTEVDDYGLGDTTKRLHDAYQEWCAAEGMYKRDILGRGMFGQALDAMGFEATKQRRGMVRLLALQVEGAPPPGQMDEAAAKVISQEPVAAAAAEASNPGIVL, from the coding sequence ATGACGGCACGAGAAAGCCGCCCCACCCTGGTGGATGAAGCGGCTTCCGAAGCGTTTGGCGGCGCTGACATCAAGGATACCACCGGGGCTCTCGGTGCTGAAGACCTCGACGCCGCCGTCGAGCGGCTCCGCCGAGACGAAGCGGTGCACCGCAAGCACATCCGGGTGGCGCACGCCTTCGCGGCCGGGCAGATCCGCAAGTTCATCCACGTGACCGGCCTCGGCTGGTTCCGTTGGGACGGACGCCGCTGGGCGGAGGACCTCGGGGACAAGAGGGCGTCGGCCGCGGTGATGGATGTGATCCGTGAGATGTGGCTGAAGGGTGGCGCCCGTGACCTCAGCTCCGACCTGGGGACCTGCTCGACGGCTTCGGGCGTGAAGGGCGTGCTCGCCCTCGCGGCTGCGCTGCCGGGCATCACGGTGGCTCCCGACGAGATGGATGCCGACCCCTACCTGCTGAACGTGGCGAACGGGACGCTGGACCTGCACACCCTGCAGCTGCGCCCGCACGACCCGCGTGACCGGATCTCGAAGGTGGCGCGGGCGTCCTACAACCCCGGTGCCACGTCGGAGGTGTGGACGGCGTTCCTGGAGCGTGTGCTCCCCGACGAGGAGGTCCGCGACTACCTGGGCCGGTTCTTCGGCCTGGGGTTGGTTGGCAAGACGCTGGAACACATCTTCACGATCGCGACGGGCTCGGGCCGCAACGGCAAGGGTGTCTGTTACGGCGCGGTGATGCACGCCCTGGGCGACTACGCCGGGGTGGCAGATCCGGCGCTGATGGAGGTCGTGAAGTCCAACCCGAACTCGCCGAGCCCGGCGTTCTTCGACCTGCGCGGCCGTCGCCTGGTGGTGCTGTCGGAGACCGACACGAAGATCCGGCTGTCGGCCTCGGTGCTGAAGCGTCTGACCGGCGGTGACGCGATCAAGGCGAGGGCGCTGCACAAGGACCCGATCCAGTTCAACCCCAGCCACCAGTTCCTGATGGTGACCAACCACCTGCCCGAGCTGCCGAGCAAGGAGGCCGACCCGGCGGTGTGGGCGAGGATCAGGGTGGTCCCGTTCGATGAGGTGATCCCCAAGCACGAGCAGGACCCGAGGCTGCCGGAGAAGCTGGAGCTGGCCGCCGACGCAATCCTGACGTGGATGGTCGCCGGTCTGGGTGACTACTGGGAGCAGGGCCTGAATGAGCCGGATGCCGTCTCGTCGCGTACCGACGAGTACGCCCAGGCCCAGGACGACGTGCGCCGCTGGGTCGAGGAGGAGTGCACCGAGGTCGACGACTACGGTCTCGGCGACACGACCAAGAGGCTGCACGACGCCTACCAGGAGTGGTGCGCGGCCGAGGGCATGTACAAGCGCGACATCCTGGGGCGCGGCATGTTCGGCCAGGCCCTCGACGCCATGGGATTTGAGGCGACCAAGCAGCGCCGTGGCATGGTCCGGCTCCTGGCCCTTCAGGTCGAGGGTGCTCCTCCTCCTGGACAGATGGACGAGGCTGCCGCGAAGGTCATTTCTCAGGAGCCTGTCGCGGCTGCAGCCGCCGAGGCCTCGAACCCCGGGATCGTGCTGTGA
- a CDS encoding helix-turn-helix domain-containing protein — MSVTHIAADSGHSPAPAALTLDEASRYIGINRKTLANWRTLGRGPAYVKSGGVVVYRIVDLDAWLAANSVGGGAR, encoded by the coding sequence ATGTCTGTCACCCATATTGCCGCCGACAGCGGCCACTCTCCGGCCCCCGCGGCACTCACCCTCGACGAGGCCAGCCGCTACATCGGCATCAACCGGAAGACCCTCGCCAACTGGAGGACCTTGGGCCGGGGTCCGGCCTACGTGAAGTCCGGTGGCGTCGTCGTCTACCGGATCGTCGACCTGGACGCCTGGCTCGCCGCGAACAGTGTGGGTGGTGGTGCGCGATGA
- a CDS encoding IS110 family transposase: MTTVTERYEHVVGIDTHARTHTYCIIESRTGAVVDTRSFPTTAPGMQRAVTWIRRRTHGKPVLAAVEGTSSYGAGITTALLTEGIEVAEIRPLYRRSRAQTGKSDPLDAEAAARTALSTDVEKLAQPRRFGDRAALRVLLASRSLIDQQRTANKNALTALLRTTDVGIDARKPLTDAQIATIATWRTGRDQPSKRVFREEGRRLAKSIIEQTRSLQQNHQALSVLTETLAPGLQSIPGVGAVTGAILVASYSHHGRVRSEAAFAALGGIAPLPASSGNTSRHRLSRSGDRQLNRAVDVVVRTRMSYDPVTCEYVERRRAEGLSKREIRRCLKRYVCRSLFRELRTRMA, from the coding sequence ATGACCACCGTTACTGAACGCTACGAGCACGTCGTAGGGATCGATACCCACGCGCGTACTCACACGTATTGCATCATCGAATCCCGGACGGGAGCGGTGGTCGATACGAGATCGTTCCCGACTACTGCCCCCGGGATGCAGCGTGCAGTCACCTGGATCCGACGAAGGACTCACGGGAAGCCGGTGCTCGCCGCCGTGGAGGGTACTTCCTCGTACGGTGCCGGCATCACCACCGCCCTTCTGACAGAGGGGATCGAGGTGGCCGAGATCCGACCTCTCTACCGCCGTTCCCGAGCACAAACAGGCAAGTCGGACCCGCTGGATGCAGAAGCAGCCGCTCGAACGGCGCTTTCCACGGACGTCGAGAAACTTGCTCAGCCACGTCGCTTCGGTGACCGCGCGGCGCTCCGCGTGCTGCTGGCGAGCCGGTCACTGATCGATCAGCAGCGCACGGCCAACAAGAACGCGCTCACAGCACTCCTGCGCACCACCGACGTCGGAATAGATGCGCGCAAACCGCTCACAGACGCGCAAATCGCCACCATCGCGACCTGGCGAACCGGGCGAGATCAGCCATCGAAACGAGTCTTCCGGGAAGAGGGAAGAAGGCTGGCCAAGTCGATCATCGAGCAGACCAGGTCACTTCAGCAGAACCACCAGGCGCTGTCCGTGCTGACCGAGACTCTTGCCCCGGGCCTCCAGAGCATCCCGGGGGTCGGCGCGGTCACAGGAGCGATCCTGGTGGCCTCGTACTCGCATCACGGGCGGGTGCGCTCTGAAGCGGCTTTCGCCGCTCTCGGCGGTATAGCTCCATTGCCGGCCTCCTCGGGCAACACCAGTCGCCACCGACTCTCCCGCTCGGGCGACCGGCAACTCAACCGTGCCGTCGATGTCGTCGTCCGCACGCGGATGAGCTACGACCCCGTCACCTGCGAATACGTTGAGCGCCGGCGTGCCGAAGGGCTCTCCAAGCGCGAGATTCGACGGTGCCTCAAGCGATACGTCTGCAGGTCTCTGTTCCGAGAACTTCGGACTCGGATGGCTTGA
- a CDS encoding DUF1345 domain-containing protein: MSSRPSRSVPLQYDDGFRGLIALVISVPPLLLGVFEAWPRTESDDPDLSSLFIALCGSFILFFLVYLVWTQRLFSRTPPREMLRVAEAQHRRGSSMLSWIIGLRSAADWGVSAAVIALGVSGAAAVLGTGAGSLWLPFVVLLTVSFAWASIVYAFALRYLRLHAAGETISFDIDDEPEFSEFLSMSVMVSSVAAMSAGTPRTRAGLTAVRTHTLVSFTFNTLVLALTVALIAGVIASS, translated from the coding sequence ATGTCAAGCCGCCCCTCGCGCTCAGTTCCACTGCAGTACGACGACGGCTTCCGCGGCTTGATCGCCCTGGTGATATCCGTACCGCCGTTACTGCTCGGTGTGTTTGAGGCCTGGCCGCGCACAGAGTCGGACGATCCCGACCTGTCTTCCCTATTCATCGCATTGTGCGGCTCATTTATTCTCTTCTTCCTCGTCTACCTGGTTTGGACGCAACGTCTGTTCTCGAGAACGCCGCCGCGCGAAATGCTGCGGGTCGCCGAGGCACAGCACAGGCGGGGTTCGAGCATGCTCTCGTGGATCATCGGTCTGCGTTCGGCCGCAGATTGGGGCGTCTCGGCTGCCGTAATCGCTCTTGGCGTATCGGGGGCGGCGGCCGTGCTCGGAACCGGTGCCGGCAGTCTGTGGCTGCCATTCGTCGTGCTGCTCACCGTCTCCTTCGCGTGGGCCTCAATCGTCTACGCCTTCGCATTGCGCTACCTTCGCCTTCATGCCGCAGGCGAAACCATTTCCTTCGACATCGATGACGAGCCGGAGTTCTCGGAGTTCCTGTCGATGTCGGTGATGGTCTCGTCGGTCGCAGCAATGTCTGCCGGCACTCCCCGTACTCGTGCGGGACTCACGGCTGTGCGTACGCACACGCTCGTCTCCTTCACATTCAATACGCTCGTGCTCGCGTTGACGGTCGCGCTCATCGCTGGCGTTATCGCTTCGTCCTGA
- a CDS encoding dihydrofolate reductase family protein, with amino-acid sequence MARLDGDRAVLDAVIGSVGAIVMGRRSFDKNEGDGGWGDAGPMGDIPVFVLTHRPPTQPYPDVFSFVSEGVADAIQRAQQAAKGRDVHLFGATVMQQALRFGLVDELHLHVMPILLGGGTPLFGTLDAAIPLERTGAHVTPDRHASAVPRPRQLIRLVLVRSRKYVRILSFLLL; translated from the coding sequence ATGGCTCGGCTCGACGGTGACCGCGCGGTGTTGGACGCGGTGATCGGCAGCGTTGGCGCGATTGTCATGGGGCGCAGGTCGTTCGATAAGAACGAAGGCGACGGTGGGTGGGGCGACGCCGGCCCGATGGGCGATATCCCCGTGTTCGTTCTCACGCATCGTCCGCCGACGCAGCCTTACCCTGACGTGTTCAGCTTCGTCTCTGAAGGGGTGGCCGACGCCATTCAACGAGCCCAGCAGGCTGCGAAGGGCAGGGACGTCCATCTGTTCGGCGCCACTGTCATGCAGCAGGCGCTTCGGTTCGGCCTCGTTGACGAGCTTCACCTGCACGTCATGCCGATTCTCCTCGGCGGTGGAACTCCGCTCTTCGGAACTCTGGACGCGGCGATTCCGCTGGAACGAACCGGCGCACACGTCACCCCCGATCGCCACGCATCTGCAGTACCGCGTCCTCGGCAACTCATCCGCCTCGTCCTGGTACGGTCAAGGAAATACGTGAGGATCTTGTCGTTCCTACTGCTCTGA
- a CDS encoding DUF6069 family protein gives MTSAANLSHPRLTVSPPLWIDLVIVGAATICALVAWLTTRLSGVDLTVQVGGGLQHVTGLSVAITAIVASALGLVTLRIMERLMQRPLKWWTILVVAVTLVSAMGPLGATNLAAMGALIGLHAVVAAVVLVAAWRSHRAWTPKARAQ, from the coding sequence ATGACTAGCGCAGCAAATTTGTCCCACCCGCGACTAACGGTGAGTCCGCCATTGTGGATCGATCTGGTGATCGTAGGTGCCGCTACCATCTGTGCCTTGGTCGCCTGGCTGACGACACGGCTGTCCGGCGTGGATCTCACCGTCCAAGTCGGTGGGGGCTTACAACACGTCACGGGCCTTTCTGTAGCGATTACCGCCATCGTGGCTTCCGCCCTCGGCCTCGTGACTTTGCGAATAATGGAACGCCTGATGCAGCGGCCTCTGAAATGGTGGACGATCCTAGTCGTCGCGGTAACGCTGGTGTCGGCCATGGGCCCGCTCGGAGCCACGAATCTGGCAGCCATGGGTGCGCTTATCGGTCTGCACGCCGTGGTCGCAGCGGTCGTCCTCGTGGCAGCCTGGCGGTCACACCGAGCATGGACGCCAAAGGCTCGCGCCCAGTGA
- a CDS encoding TetR/AcrR family transcriptional regulator: MSRRQDIASAAIELVAEGGSHALTHRKIDRRLGLPQGTTSNYAKTRRALVRMVVDEIAALADIRGGDQRALPTTVAEAVDQLVPALDATIERGVDTRARMALSIDYLQDDELHRLLTTDSPVRTKLLTETERMLTSLGVPEPDRRAVDFIGIMNGLLYDRLAGNGVRGEQVDARNVLTAWLTGIGGRQ; the protein is encoded by the coding sequence ATGAGCAGGCGGCAAGACATTGCCTCGGCAGCGATAGAGCTGGTGGCCGAGGGCGGAAGCCACGCCCTGACTCACCGCAAGATTGACCGCCGACTCGGCCTGCCGCAAGGGACGACGTCCAACTACGCCAAGACCCGGCGGGCGCTGGTGCGCATGGTGGTTGACGAGATCGCAGCTCTGGCCGACATCCGCGGTGGTGACCAGCGCGCGTTACCGACCACGGTGGCCGAGGCGGTTGATCAATTGGTGCCGGCGCTGGACGCGACCATTGAGCGTGGCGTCGACACCCGTGCGCGGATGGCCTTGTCAATCGACTATTTACAGGACGACGAGTTGCACCGGCTACTCACGACCGACTCGCCGGTGCGGACGAAATTGCTCACCGAGACCGAGCGGATGCTGACTTCGTTGGGTGTTCCTGAGCCCGATCGGCGAGCCGTCGACTTCATCGGAATCATGAACGGGCTGCTGTATGACCGCTTGGCCGGCAATGGAGTGCGCGGTGAACAGGTGGATGCCAGAAATGTGCTGACCGCATGGCTCACCGGCATCGGCGGTCGACAGTAA
- a CDS encoding dihydrofolate reductase family protein translates to MTTHFYTASSLDGFIATADHSLEWLFAQDFDMEGPMAYPDFIKGMGAIVMGASTYEWSLAHQETWEYTQPVWVFTHRSLPTIGDADVRFVQGGVSEAYADIAASARGKDIWVVGGGDLAGQFADAGLLDEVWFQFASVTLGSGQPLLPRNLRLELLDWARNRDFLCGHYRVVKDR, encoded by the coding sequence ATGACTACGCACTTCTATACCGCGTCCAGTCTCGACGGATTCATCGCTACTGCCGATCACTCGCTGGAGTGGCTGTTCGCTCAGGATTTCGACATGGAAGGCCCGATGGCCTATCCGGATTTCATCAAGGGAATGGGCGCGATCGTGATGGGCGCCTCCACCTATGAATGGTCCCTGGCGCACCAGGAGACCTGGGAGTACACCCAGCCTGTGTGGGTATTCACCCATCGCTCGCTACCCACCATCGGTGACGCCGACGTGCGATTCGTTCAAGGAGGCGTGAGCGAGGCGTATGCCGACATCGCGGCCTCCGCGCGTGGGAAAGACATCTGGGTGGTCGGCGGCGGCGACCTCGCCGGACAATTCGCCGATGCAGGATTGTTGGACGAAGTCTGGTTCCAGTTCGCGTCAGTGACATTGGGGTCCGGCCAGCCGCTGTTGCCGCGGAACTTGCGTCTCGAGCTGTTGGATTGGGCCCGCAATCGGGACTTCTTGTGCGGACACTACCGGGTTGTAAAAGACCGGTAA
- a CDS encoding DUF4268 domain-containing protein, producing the protein MVQAKETNLEGVLEGRKQYVVPLFQRPYSWKREQIDRLWADLIDIARTRRTSPDATHFIGSLVLAVSPGVGAVGMNEFLVVDGQQRLTTLTLLLAALRDHLVETVGGSEREGIDTQYLINRFDKGAPTKFLPTQDDRQAYEAIIRSLGNAGDGTRIEKNYNHLKAKLAKLNNEDGSVSAKELEDAILRGLELVAVQAEQSDNAHRIFESLNNTGMPLTQADLLKNYLFMRLGDNRTNAVYQSIWRPLEQKLAPKDLELLFWLDLVFVDENAKQTDTYAGQQKRLDRLATPSEIENEISRIAALGDVLVSILEPSRESDPEIRIWLERIKAWGSTTAYPIVLRILARRAAGTATAEQATSAFHTLISYFVRRVVIGRATAGINKTLLQAVAAVGDEPDVAVALRSYLSNGRKYFGTDAQVREAVGTVDFYHNGRKAQQNLILRWLEESYEGKETTNLTGLTIEHVLPQTLSEETRDEFAETLDGDADLVAEHGRIVHTIGNLTLTGYNSELSNRPFAIKRDQLGKSPLEMNKTIAAHESWGTEEILSRGAKLADRIISLWPGPDESVAEPVPNDGLPARIAQVIDAIPPGRWTSYTELAVVVGSHPVAVGAAVANNATEGAWRVMTHDGRPSAQFRWNDSNRTDRSQNVLAAEGITFDESGRASDAKFMDARALADTAGVGIDDVTISARRKKITTKYSPRDGHSRPQLQYWTMLKNWCEQNAPHLAVGRTPRARTWYDISIGCSGINISLTVSSVGKRLQTQLWIADNKPLFGYLLARRDDVEAELGYPVEWDDKPGRMASKIIATHEGDFQDVNDRSELVSWHGRTADDFGRVFPSYIKRWLRESAGGGEQIRVAGSGI; encoded by the coding sequence GTGGTCCAAGCAAAGGAAACAAACCTTGAGGGTGTGCTGGAAGGCAGGAAACAGTACGTCGTGCCGCTGTTCCAGCGCCCATACTCCTGGAAACGGGAACAAATAGACAGGCTTTGGGCCGATCTCATCGACATTGCCCGGACCCGACGCACGAGCCCGGATGCGACGCATTTTATTGGTTCGTTGGTGCTCGCGGTGAGCCCGGGTGTCGGTGCCGTTGGGATGAATGAGTTCTTGGTAGTTGATGGGCAGCAGCGGTTGACAACTCTCACGCTCTTGCTCGCGGCACTGCGCGATCACCTGGTCGAGACCGTCGGTGGTTCTGAACGCGAGGGCATAGACACGCAATACCTGATCAACCGATTTGATAAGGGCGCGCCAACGAAGTTTCTACCGACACAAGATGATCGCCAGGCTTACGAAGCAATTATTCGCTCGTTGGGAAATGCCGGCGACGGGACGCGAATTGAGAAGAACTACAATCATTTAAAGGCAAAGCTCGCCAAGCTCAACAATGAAGATGGCTCCGTCTCGGCGAAGGAATTGGAGGATGCCATCTTGCGAGGCCTGGAGTTGGTTGCAGTACAGGCGGAGCAAAGCGACAATGCACATCGAATCTTTGAATCCCTCAACAACACGGGTATGCCGCTGACACAAGCGGACCTGCTGAAGAACTACCTGTTTATGAGGCTGGGGGACAATAGGACAAATGCGGTCTATCAGTCCATCTGGCGGCCACTTGAGCAGAAGCTGGCTCCGAAGGACCTTGAACTGCTGTTCTGGCTCGACCTGGTCTTCGTGGACGAGAATGCCAAGCAGACGGATACCTACGCGGGTCAGCAGAAGCGCCTCGATAGGCTGGCAACACCGAGCGAGATCGAAAACGAAATCAGCCGAATCGCTGCCCTCGGTGATGTCTTGGTCTCGATCCTCGAGCCATCCCGTGAGTCTGATCCGGAGATCCGGATTTGGTTGGAGCGCATCAAGGCTTGGGGATCTACGACGGCCTATCCGATTGTCTTGCGGATCTTGGCGCGTCGGGCTGCCGGCACCGCTACAGCCGAGCAAGCGACGAGCGCATTCCACACGCTGATTTCCTACTTCGTGCGTCGCGTTGTCATCGGCCGTGCTACCGCGGGCATCAACAAGACGCTCCTGCAAGCAGTCGCCGCAGTCGGTGACGAGCCCGACGTGGCCGTTGCGCTGCGCAGCTATTTGTCGAATGGACGGAAATACTTCGGCACGGACGCTCAGGTAAGAGAGGCGGTCGGTACGGTCGATTTCTATCACAACGGCCGCAAGGCGCAGCAGAATCTGATCCTACGATGGCTCGAAGAATCATACGAGGGCAAGGAGACGACCAATCTCACCGGTCTTACGATCGAGCACGTACTGCCTCAGACGTTGTCCGAAGAAACCCGGGACGAGTTCGCCGAGACACTGGATGGTGATGCGGATCTCGTCGCTGAACACGGACGCATCGTTCATACCATCGGCAACCTCACTCTAACTGGCTATAACAGCGAATTGTCGAACCGGCCATTCGCCATAAAACGAGATCAACTCGGGAAGAGTCCCCTCGAGATGAATAAGACAATCGCTGCGCACGAAAGCTGGGGCACGGAAGAGATCCTCTCTCGCGGTGCAAAACTCGCCGACCGCATCATTTCTCTGTGGCCAGGGCCGGACGAATCCGTAGCCGAGCCGGTCCCTAATGATGGCTTGCCCGCCAGAATCGCTCAGGTCATTGACGCTATTCCGCCGGGCAGATGGACGTCGTACACCGAATTGGCTGTGGTCGTCGGTAGCCACCCGGTAGCGGTCGGCGCAGCTGTCGCCAATAATGCCACCGAGGGCGCATGGCGCGTGATGACGCACGACGGCAGACCCTCGGCCCAGTTCCGCTGGAATGATTCCAACCGCACCGATCGGTCCCAGAATGTTTTGGCCGCTGAGGGCATCACATTTGACGAGTCCGGACGAGCATCTGATGCGAAATTCATGGATGCGCGCGCATTAGCTGATACCGCTGGAGTCGGCATTGACGATGTGACCATCAGTGCCCGGCGAAAGAAAATAACCACGAAGTACTCTCCCCGGGACGGCCACAGCAGGCCCCAGCTTCAGTATTGGACCATGCTCAAGAATTGGTGCGAGCAAAACGCTCCGCACCTGGCTGTCGGCCGGACCCCTCGGGCTCGAACTTGGTACGACATCAGTATCGGATGCAGCGGAATCAACATATCGTTGACGGTCAGTTCCGTCGGGAAACGCTTACAAACACAACTATGGATTGCCGATAACAAGCCGCTCTTCGGCTACCTATTAGCCCGCCGAGACGACGTCGAGGCGGAGTTGGGATATCCCGTCGAGTGGGACGATAAGCCCGGGCGCATGGCATCGAAGATCATCGCAACCCACGAAGGAGACTTCCAGGATGTGAACGATCGGTCGGAATTAGTCTCTTGGCATGGGCGGACCGCGGACGACTTCGGTCGAGTGTTTCCTTCCTACATCAAACGGTGGCTGAGAGAGTCTGCCGGAGGCGGGGAACAGATACGTGTAGCGGGGTCCGGCATTTGA
- a CDS encoding GNAT family N-acetyltransferase: protein MISTSALQIHHARWAELSLDEFYEIARLRYDVFALEQRVEDEDFDGRDALADTEHWWISDPEVAVVCYLRLLRPADDEVQPDDVPAAVWVIGRMATARSTRSQGLAHQLLETVLAAHPDDPFVLHAQIHAAGLYEKSGFVRFGEPYDEAGIQHIGMYRPML from the coding sequence GTGATCTCGACTTCAGCACTACAGATTCATCACGCTCGCTGGGCCGAACTGTCTCTCGATGAGTTCTACGAGATTGCGCGGCTCCGGTATGACGTCTTTGCGCTTGAACAACGTGTGGAGGATGAAGACTTCGACGGACGCGACGCGCTCGCCGATACGGAGCACTGGTGGATCAGTGACCCGGAAGTCGCTGTCGTCTGTTATCTGCGACTGCTTCGTCCGGCTGACGACGAGGTGCAGCCCGATGATGTGCCCGCTGCCGTGTGGGTGATCGGACGCATGGCCACTGCCCGGTCGACCCGCAGCCAAGGGCTCGCCCATCAGCTGCTGGAGACTGTGCTCGCCGCACATCCGGACGATCCGTTCGTATTACACGCTCAGATACATGCCGCGGGGCTGTACGAGAAGTCCGGATTCGTCCGTTTCGGCGAGCCGTACGATGAGGCAGGCATCCAGCACATCGGAATGTATCGGCCGATGCTCTGA
- a CDS encoding DUF3175 domain-containing protein: MHSKKWSQNVTEHSDALDLDDGVFTWKDPKRIARSLMESAENSNRRKASSPYRSAMSMLTFYINRAGSGLGAEQRKVLDDAKDELRKLHKQETDEK; this comes from the coding sequence ATGCATAGCAAGAAGTGGTCACAAAATGTCACTGAGCACTCGGACGCCTTGGATCTCGACGACGGTGTCTTCACGTGGAAGGATCCGAAGCGCATCGCGCGATCGCTGATGGAGTCCGCCGAGAACTCGAACCGACGTAAGGCCTCATCGCCCTATCGGTCCGCGATGTCAATGCTCACGTTCTACATCAACCGTGCCGGTAGCGGACTGGGCGCCGAGCAACGCAAAGTGCTCGATGACGCGAAGGACGAGCTCAGGAAGTTGCACAAGCAGGAAACAGACGAAAAGTGA
- a CDS encoding sugar-binding domain-containing protein, producing the protein MLIVHITISNPDEDYSALTEQLRVHLGLAAVQLVPPNSDTVAERNTLGEAGAKALSRQIHEGSNVGFSWGRTLMAIASHVDTLPDAQFIQITGVIGNDASQSPIAILGQIAQHSNSVGKALIAPLFCSSPDVARAQRAEPSVAEVLALYDEIDLAFLSVGAWDTRVTQLEEHLSAADARLLDRAGAVADSNGLFFDADGRYLDIPLNDCRISISVEQLAAIPSVVAVAGTLAKVNAIYAICRSGVPTCLITTTEVAQALLELPAITERVYR; encoded by the coding sequence ATGTTGATCGTCCACATCACCATCAGCAATCCGGACGAGGACTACTCGGCGCTCACCGAACAGCTGCGCGTCCATCTTGGCCTTGCGGCAGTTCAGTTGGTACCACCCAACTCTGACACGGTGGCTGAGCGCAACACGCTCGGTGAGGCCGGGGCGAAAGCCCTCAGTCGTCAGATTCACGAGGGATCAAACGTGGGCTTCTCGTGGGGCAGGACGCTGATGGCGATCGCCTCACACGTGGACACATTGCCCGACGCCCAGTTCATTCAGATCACCGGTGTGATCGGCAATGATGCCTCTCAGTCCCCCATCGCGATACTCGGCCAGATAGCCCAGCACTCCAATTCGGTGGGAAAGGCGTTGATCGCTCCCCTGTTCTGTTCATCGCCCGATGTGGCTCGGGCCCAGCGAGCCGAACCGTCCGTCGCAGAGGTGCTTGCGCTGTACGACGAGATCGATTTGGCATTCCTCTCCGTGGGGGCATGGGACACCCGCGTCACCCAGCTCGAAGAGCACCTGTCTGCCGCCGATGCACGCCTCCTCGATAGGGCCGGGGCTGTGGCCGATTCCAACGGCCTTTTCTTCGACGCCGATGGACGCTACCTGGACATTCCGCTGAACGACTGCCGGATTTCCATCAGCGTGGAGCAGCTGGCGGCCATTCCTTCTGTGGTCGCAGTCGCCGGAACACTCGCCAAGGTCAACGCGATCTATGCGATCTGCCGATCGGGAGTTCCCACTTGCCTGATCACCACAACCGAGGTGGCCCAGGCACTTCTCGAATTGCCCGCGATAACCGAGCGCGTATACCGATAG